A genome region from Pseudanabaena sp. Chao 1811 includes the following:
- the dacB gene encoding D-alanyl-D-alanine carboxypeptidase/D-alanyl-D-alanine endopeptidase: MQLLSSSSICSRFICQFIRRNYQDSFNSLFVAIALVTIPLTTTLPANAQINSQSAPNRICPAQLQQEVEKIAQAPKLKPSRIGVFVQTSEAKPQVLANLDGDRYFIPASNAKLFTTAIALKVLGADYRFATKLMSSNLPNPQGTLEHGLWLMGSGDPSFNSETGLKSLVTQLKNKGVKQINGGIWTKTSRKGDELVDSWEWKDLQEYYAAKVSPFTINENALNWTIRPNKIGQPAIFEWENPALANDWIVENKSYTASDDSTLYMLPDNVLSVVRPYGQKTLIISGGISDKAEPEEGSVAIPDPKANFLRLLRKELDAQGIKVNPFTNSSPKLPPTQDLAIAYSPKLSELVTTTNKDSNNLYAELLLRALGEKFYANLLQKTLGDRFHEAVNLNGVSGGIASIKEYLASVHIDPSTVVLADGSGLSRHNLTTPRAIAQILQLVASDRNFRKSLPIANVDGTLANRFKNTVGKGVIQAKTGTFTGAIALSGYANPQNYPEVIFSIMINNSTLSSRELQQSTDAIAQLLPRLENCQ; this comes from the coding sequence ATGCAACTTCTGTCTAGCTCATCTATTTGCTCACGTTTTATTTGTCAGTTTATTAGGCGAAATTACCAAGATTCCTTCAATTCATTATTTGTAGCGATCGCCTTAGTTACAATTCCCTTAACAACAACGCTTCCTGCCAATGCCCAGATAAATTCTCAATCAGCGCCAAATCGAATTTGTCCTGCTCAATTGCAACAGGAAGTGGAAAAAATTGCCCAAGCGCCCAAATTAAAACCATCTCGCATAGGAGTATTTGTCCAAACCAGTGAGGCTAAGCCGCAAGTATTAGCCAATCTTGATGGCGATCGCTATTTTATTCCCGCCTCTAACGCTAAATTATTTACCACTGCGATCGCCTTAAAAGTTCTGGGAGCAGACTATCGCTTTGCAACCAAGTTGATGTCCAGTAATTTGCCTAATCCTCAAGGCACGCTAGAACATGGTTTATGGCTAATGGGATCGGGCGATCCCAGCTTTAACTCAGAGACAGGCTTAAAATCCCTCGTTACCCAACTCAAAAATAAAGGGGTAAAGCAGATCAATGGTGGAATTTGGACAAAAACTTCTCGCAAGGGTGACGAACTTGTAGATAGTTGGGAATGGAAAGATCTCCAAGAATATTACGCCGCCAAGGTATCTCCCTTCACGATTAATGAAAATGCCTTGAATTGGACAATCCGTCCTAACAAAATTGGTCAACCCGCCATCTTTGAATGGGAAAATCCTGCATTGGCTAACGATTGGATTGTGGAGAACAAATCCTACACAGCCAGTGATGACTCTACGTTATACATGCTGCCTGATAATGTTTTGAGCGTTGTACGACCCTATGGGCAAAAAACACTGATCATCAGTGGTGGAATTTCTGACAAGGCGGAACCAGAAGAGGGTAGTGTCGCAATTCCTGATCCTAAAGCTAATTTTTTACGCCTATTGCGTAAAGAACTGGACGCACAAGGAATTAAAGTCAACCCATTTACCAATAGCTCCCCAAAGCTTCCACCGACCCAAGACTTAGCGATCGCCTATTCGCCAAAGCTCTCAGAACTCGTCACCACAACCAATAAGGACAGCAATAATCTCTATGCCGAATTATTACTTAGAGCCTTAGGTGAAAAATTTTATGCCAACCTGTTACAAAAAACCTTAGGCGATCGCTTCCATGAAGCTGTTAACTTGAACGGTGTGAGTGGGGGAATTGCTTCCATCAAGGAATATTTGGCTTCTGTGCATATCGATCCTAGTACGGTGGTGCTAGCGGATGGATCGGGACTATCACGGCATAATCTGACTACTCCTAGAGCGATCGCCCAGATCTTACAGCTCGTTGCCAGCGATCGTAATTTTCGGAAATCCTTACCCATTGCCAATGTCGATGGTACATTGGCAAATCGCTTTAAAAATACTGTAGGGAAGGGGGTGATCCAAGCTAAAACTGGCACATTCACAGGGGCGATCGCTTTATCAGGATATGCCAATCCGCAAAATTATCCCGAAGTCATTTTCAGTATTATGATCAATAACAGTACCCTTTCTAGCAGAGAATTACAGCAATCCACCGATGCGATCGCCCAGTTATTACCACGACTTGAAAATTGTCAATAA
- a CDS encoding lipid-A-disaccharide synthase-related protein, with product MEILCISNGHGEDIIAARICIELEKLGFSAIALPLVGVGHAYTKNNIPIIDQVTQAMPSGGFVRMDSRQLARDVKSGLVGLTRKQLGFVWKWSRESRRGKRLILAVGDIVPLLFAWLPAKFGGCDFVFVATAKSEYFWRDRRGYLPHVKKPFGGSNFFPWERALMSSSHCKAIFVRDLLTAEILNKDFKLPAIYLGNSMMDGLEPKGIDFGIDENDWAVAILPGSRSPEAYDNWMTLMLCAQVVARTIPHNVHFLVAIAPDLDLEVIGQSIIQKGWLRIDETTFKVQNARLVLLQDGFSDCLHQCHLGLAMAGTATEQLVGLGKPVITIAGNGPQFTRKFAEEQADLLGCSVNLIDKPAQVADVLNRILQDPDYFQEVGRNGAERMGAAGASASIAKYIATKI from the coding sequence GTGGAAATTTTATGTATTAGTAACGGACATGGTGAAGATATCATCGCTGCCCGTATTTGCATTGAACTAGAAAAATTAGGATTTTCAGCGATCGCCTTGCCGCTTGTGGGGGTAGGTCATGCTTATACCAAAAACAATATCCCAATCATTGATCAAGTCACACAGGCGATGCCTTCGGGGGGATTTGTCCGTATGGATAGTCGCCAACTCGCCCGTGATGTCAAAAGTGGATTAGTGGGACTAACTCGCAAACAATTAGGCTTCGTGTGGAAGTGGTCGCGGGAATCACGCAGGGGGAAAAGATTAATTTTGGCAGTGGGTGATATTGTGCCATTGCTATTTGCATGGTTACCCGCAAAGTTTGGTGGTTGTGATTTTGTGTTTGTTGCCACGGCAAAATCAGAATATTTTTGGCGCGATCGCCGAGGTTATTTACCCCATGTCAAAAAGCCCTTTGGGGGATCAAACTTTTTCCCTTGGGAACGAGCCTTGATGAGTAGCAGTCATTGCAAAGCCATCTTTGTCCGCGACTTGCTCACTGCGGAAATTTTGAATAAGGATTTTAAATTACCTGCCATTTATCTCGGTAATTCGATGATGGATGGACTAGAGCCAAAGGGAATTGATTTTGGTATTGACGAAAATGATTGGGCAGTGGCGATATTACCTGGTTCGCGATCGCCAGAAGCCTATGACAACTGGATGACTCTAATGCTCTGCGCCCAAGTCGTTGCGCGGACAATTCCCCATAATGTCCATTTTTTAGTAGCGATCGCCCCAGATTTAGATCTAGAAGTAATCGGACAGAGCATCATTCAAAAAGGTTGGCTCCGCATCGATGAAACCACCTTTAAAGTCCAGAATGCAAGGTTGGTTTTATTACAGGACGGATTTAGTGATTGCCTCCATCAATGTCATTTAGGCTTGGCGATGGCAGGTACAGCGACGGAGCAACTAGTGGGCTTGGGCAAGCCTGTAATTACGATCGCAGGAAATGGTCCCCAATTTACGCGCAAATTTGCCGAAGAACAAGCAGATTTATTAGGCTGTTCTGTAAACTTGATCGATAAACCAGCACAGGTTGCCGATGTCCTCAATCGTATTTTGCAAGATCCTGACTATTTCCAAGAGGTGGGTCGCAATGGTGCAGAACGGATGGGGGCAGCAGGTGCATCAGCAAGTATCGCCAAATATATTGCCACCAAGATTTAG
- a CDS encoding 3'(2'),5'-bisphosphate nucleotidase CysQ family protein, with protein MLNLNEIMSLARPIAWGAGDILMKYYQAPQDLKITFKGVEDGNVTSADLAANDFILGQLKQTFGTENFAYLSEETEDSTDRLDHEWVWIIDPMDGTSDFIRRTNEFAVHIGLSYRQRPVLGLVATPAQDRLFQGVLGNGAYMETRDGTKQRIHVSDKVNLEKMVVVASRSHRNYQLESILQQLPKAAEIAVGSIGGKFAAIASGNADVYISVSGKSAPKDWDYCAPEIILTEAGGQLTHADLSPLSYNNLELRQWGTIVASNGHCHDQICQISQDAIAPIKK; from the coding sequence ATGCTGAATTTAAACGAAATTATGTCACTGGCTCGTCCGATCGCTTGGGGAGCAGGGGACATTCTGATGAAGTATTATCAAGCGCCACAGGATTTAAAGATCACATTTAAGGGTGTTGAAGATGGTAATGTCACATCCGCCGATTTAGCCGCTAATGATTTTATCTTGGGGCAGTTAAAGCAGACCTTCGGCACAGAAAATTTTGCCTATCTCAGCGAAGAAACCGAAGACAGTACCGATCGCCTCGATCATGAATGGGTATGGATCATTGATCCGATGGATGGTACGAGCGACTTTATTCGGCGGACTAATGAGTTTGCTGTACATATTGGGCTGAGCTATCGCCAACGTCCTGTACTGGGATTGGTGGCAACTCCTGCTCAAGATCGCCTGTTTCAAGGGGTTTTGGGCAATGGTGCATATATGGAAACAAGAGATGGCACAAAGCAGCGTATCCATGTCTCTGATAAGGTTAATCTTGAAAAAATGGTGGTGGTGGCAAGTCGTAGCCATCGCAATTACCAGTTAGAAAGTATTCTTCAACAATTGCCCAAGGCAGCAGAAATTGCGGTAGGTAGTATCGGCGGCAAATTTGCCGCGATCGCTTCAGGTAATGCTGATGTTTATATCTCTGTTTCAGGTAAATCTGCTCCCAAGGACTGGGACTATTGCGCTCCTGAAATCATCTTGACTGAAGCAGGGGGGCAACTTACCCACGCTGACCTATCGCCACTGTCCTACAACAATCTCGAATTGCGGCAATGGGGAACCATCGTAGCTAGCAATGGTCATTGTCACGATCAGATTTGTCAAATTAGCCAAGATGCGATCGCGCCAATCAAAAAGTGA
- a CDS encoding DUF4359 domain-containing protein: protein MKLQAILIGAAVVVGVMAITNPSKERYITYATEQFSETGKTSICAGENMPLAAQQSCKFVIAQGKGVIKSIVENSTKQQNYVLFSLYETDLPNKKVTTIAAFGNFHMLK from the coding sequence ATGAAATTACAAGCAATTTTAATTGGTGCTGCTGTCGTTGTTGGTGTAATGGCTATCACCAATCCCAGTAAAGAGCGCTATATCACATATGCCACTGAGCAATTTTCGGAAACAGGGAAAACATCTATTTGTGCTGGTGAGAATATGCCTCTTGCAGCTCAGCAATCCTGTAAATTTGTGATTGCTCAAGGTAAAGGCGTAATTAAGTCAATTGTTGAGAACTCCACAAAGCAGCAAAATTATGTATTGTTCAGCCTTTACGAAACTGATCTACCGAATAAAAAAGTAACGACGATCGCTGCCTTTGGTAATTTTCATATGCTCAAATAA
- the obgE gene encoding GTPase ObgE, whose translation MHFIDRVTIQVKSGNGGDGLVAFRREKYVPAGGPAGGNGGNGGSVILQATTDLQTLLDFRFENIFKAEDGERGGPSNMTGKRGSDRIIKVPLGTVVMNAETGEVLGDLTDTDQTLVVARGGKGGLGNKYFLSNQNRAPDYALPGLPGEELSLYLELKLIAEVGIIGLPNAGKSTLISVVSAARPKIADYPFTTLVPNLGVVSKPSGDGIVFADIPGLIEGASDGIGLGHDFLRHVERTKLLIHLIDVTQDDPLAAYHTIQEELAAYGHGLDDKPQILALNKIDAMLPEDVEEIASQFDIPILAISAASKKGLDKLLQSVWKLLEQFDQDNP comes from the coding sequence ATGCATTTTATCGATCGCGTTACGATACAAGTAAAGTCAGGAAATGGTGGAGATGGACTAGTTGCCTTTCGCCGTGAGAAATATGTTCCTGCGGGTGGGCCTGCGGGTGGTAATGGCGGCAATGGTGGTTCAGTGATTTTACAGGCAACTACCGATCTGCAAACCCTGCTAGACTTTCGCTTCGAGAATATTTTTAAAGCAGAAGATGGCGAACGTGGTGGCCCTAGCAACATGACGGGCAAACGTGGCAGCGATCGCATTATCAAAGTGCCATTGGGTACGGTGGTAATGAATGCGGAAACAGGAGAAGTTTTGGGTGATCTCACTGATACTGATCAAACCTTGGTAGTAGCTAGAGGTGGTAAAGGCGGCTTAGGTAATAAATATTTCTTGAGCAATCAAAATCGTGCCCCTGACTATGCCTTACCTGGATTACCCGGAGAGGAGCTATCTCTCTATCTAGAACTAAAACTTATTGCTGAGGTGGGGATTATTGGGTTACCAAATGCTGGTAAATCAACGCTGATCTCAGTCGTTTCGGCAGCCCGTCCCAAAATTGCAGATTATCCTTTCACCACACTAGTACCAAATTTAGGTGTAGTGTCTAAGCCTTCAGGTGATGGTATTGTCTTTGCGGATATTCCTGGCCTTATTGAAGGTGCATCCGATGGCATTGGCTTGGGACATGACTTTTTGCGCCATGTGGAACGCACTAAGCTCTTAATTCACTTAATAGATGTGACTCAAGATGATCCTTTAGCGGCTTATCATACGATTCAAGAAGAGTTAGCTGCCTATGGTCATGGCTTAGATGATAAGCCCCAGATTCTGGCTCTCAATAAAATTGATGCAATGTTGCCTGAAGATGTTGAGGAAATTGCGTCACAGTTTGATATCCCGATCCTCGCGATTTCGGCTGCCTCGAAAAAGGGGCTAGACAAGCTCTTGCAATCAGTCTGGAAACTGTTGGAGCAATTCGATCAAGACAATCCTTAG
- a CDS encoding cation diffusion facilitator family transporter, whose product MPHQHSHKHHDHSHKGHSHSHHGHDHAVPTNYSQAFIIGFILNVGFVVTEFGFGFFSNSVSLIADAAHNLSDVLGLVISWVAILVSRRQPSSRYTYGWRKSSILATFLNAIFLLVTTGGIVWEAIQRLLEPSSKVEGGVIIAVAALGIVINTATALLFASGSKGDLNIRAVFLHMAADALVSLGVVLAGIAIIFTKWFWLDPVFSLVISALIIFSTWELLKDSFNLAIDGVPNDIDERAVRTYLLELDGVTGVHDLHIWNMSTVETALTAHLVMPTGNSDEFLAQISRDLQQHFAIAHTTLQIETGDRDHPCVLETKCQAP is encoded by the coding sequence ATGCCCCATCAGCATTCCCATAAACACCATGACCATTCGCACAAAGGGCATAGTCACTCCCATCATGGGCATGATCATGCGGTTCCAACTAACTATAGTCAAGCCTTCATCATCGGCTTTATTCTGAATGTGGGGTTTGTGGTTACGGAGTTTGGATTTGGATTTTTCTCTAACTCTGTGTCACTGATTGCCGATGCTGCTCACAATCTCAGTGATGTTTTGGGGCTAGTCATTTCATGGGTAGCAATTTTAGTGTCGCGTCGCCAACCCTCTAGCCGCTATACCTATGGCTGGCGCAAGTCATCGATTTTGGCTACTTTTCTCAATGCGATTTTTTTACTAGTCACCACAGGCGGGATTGTCTGGGAGGCAATTCAGCGATTGTTGGAACCATCAAGCAAGGTTGAAGGTGGTGTAATTATTGCTGTGGCGGCGCTCGGCATTGTGATTAATACGGCAACAGCTCTATTGTTTGCCTCTGGTAGTAAAGGCGATCTAAATATCAGGGCTGTATTTCTACATATGGCAGCCGATGCCTTAGTTTCTCTTGGGGTTGTCCTTGCGGGGATCGCGATTATATTTACCAAATGGTTTTGGCTTGATCCCGTTTTTAGCTTAGTGATTAGCGCTCTAATTATTTTCAGTACTTGGGAGCTATTAAAGGACTCATTTAACTTAGCGATCGATGGCGTGCCTAATGATATTGATGAGCGAGCAGTGCGGACTTATCTATTAGAACTAGATGGCGTAACAGGAGTCCATGATTTGCATATCTGGAATATGAGTACTGTGGAAACGGCTCTAACAGCACATTTGGTGATGCCCACAGGCAATAGTGATGAATTTCTTGCTCAAATTAGTCGAGATTTACAACAGCACTTTGCGATCGCCCATACCACATTGCAAATTGAAACAGGCGATCGCGATCATCCTTGTGTTCTAGAAACCAAATGCCAAGCTCCATAA
- a CDS encoding Uma2 family endonuclease, with protein MVIANSPSPLTILENGDRLNRDEFERRYTASNIKKAELIEGIVHVASPLRFIPHGKPHSNIITWLGTYQSMVAGLEVGIEPTVRLDDDNEPQPDAVLFRVDGNAKIDTDGYISGAPELIAEIAASTVSYDLHSKKRIYERNGVKEYIVWRTLDRQIDWFIFDNGKYEKLEPDESGIIRSQEFVGLWLDVNAILSNDMALVLKTLQAGRSRHS; from the coding sequence ATGGTTATTGCCAACTCTCCATCACCACTAACCATCCTCGAAAATGGCGATCGCCTCAATCGAGACGAATTTGAGCGACGTTATACAGCATCTAATATCAAGAAAGCAGAACTCATTGAAGGCATCGTACACGTGGCATCTCCTCTCCGCTTTATTCCTCATGGCAAACCCCATAGCAATATCATCACTTGGCTTGGTACATATCAATCGATGGTCGCTGGTCTAGAAGTTGGCATTGAGCCAACCGTTCGCCTTGATGATGACAACGAGCCTCAGCCTGATGCTGTACTTTTCCGTGTCGATGGCAATGCAAAAATTGATACCGATGGCTATATTTCAGGCGCACCAGAACTCATCGCCGAAATTGCCGCCAGCACCGTGTCCTACGATCTGCATAGCAAAAAACGTATCTATGAACGTAATGGCGTAAAGGAATACATTGTCTGGCGCACCTTAGACCGTCAAATCGATTGGTTTATTTTCGACAATGGCAAATATGAGAAATTAGAACCTGACGAATCAGGAATTATCCGTAGCCAAGAGTTTGTAGGTTTGTGGCTGGATGTCAACGCAATTTTAAGTAATGATATGGCATTAGTTCTCAAGACTCTGCAGGCTGGGCGATCGCGTCATAGCTAA
- a CDS encoding SH3 domain-containing protein, whose product MRFPETAKSSTSLAFSLGIIVAIVATGWYYVILPFQKHPQRPVFSNDLKSVPAPAPPIAAIKVAPMPQPTVKAKPKTNDAKYQGKVNASIGLVFRADPSQSSKSVGGADFNTKVSVIREAPDREWVYVRNENTKEEGWVRSGNITKE is encoded by the coding sequence ATGAGATTTCCCGAAACTGCAAAATCGAGTACAAGTTTAGCTTTTAGCCTAGGGATAATTGTGGCGATCGTGGCGACAGGCTGGTATTACGTCATTTTGCCATTTCAGAAACATCCCCAAAGACCTGTATTTTCCAATGATCTAAAGTCGGTTCCAGCACCAGCACCACCGATCGCTGCCATTAAAGTTGCGCCGATGCCTCAACCTACGGTCAAGGCAAAACCTAAAACTAATGATGCTAAGTATCAAGGTAAGGTTAACGCTAGCATTGGTCTAGTATTTCGTGCTGATCCAAGCCAATCATCTAAGAGTGTTGGTGGTGCGGACTTTAATACTAAAGTTTCTGTAATTCGAGAAGCCCCCGATCGCGAATGGGTATATGTTCGCAACGAAAACACCAAAGAAGAAGGTTGGGTTAGATCTGGCAATATCACCAAAGAATAA
- a CDS encoding ATP phosphoribosyltransferase regulatory subunit — protein sequence MVHQLPTGAKDLLPLDVAQKRWIESRIQQVFQSWGYQRIITPTVEHLRSLTAGGAVDPKSVIQLHSNSIDILGLRPEFTASIARAYAARLGSHVATCPQRLYYNANVFRRRANSNSEESFQAGVELLGASGLLADGEILLLLAESLDRVELPDWQIILGDARLTGALLDLLPEQYRAKVRQSLAKLDRIAISEMDLPEDVKGYALELVDLRGKPKDVLSRLSTSKWTSGLTGEISYLKSLIDLWESTNQNASDRLILDLSFMQTFDYYTGIVFEVACNNYVVAQGGRYDRLLGVYHPQNVSYPSIGFCINLEDLQQALQKQLPQTLITSSWLVVAKTPDAMQAAFAHAAKLRQEPQIEAIELELEFRDADVVRDHARSRGIPQIAWVSSDGAIVSETIDV from the coding sequence ATGGTGCATCAACTGCCGACTGGCGCAAAAGACTTACTTCCCCTAGACGTTGCTCAAAAGCGTTGGATCGAGAGCCGCATTCAACAAGTTTTTCAGTCATGGGGCTATCAACGCATCATTACCCCAACTGTTGAACATTTGCGATCGCTCACCGCAGGCGGAGCCGTCGATCCTAAATCTGTGATCCAACTGCATAGCAACAGCATTGATATTTTAGGATTGCGTCCCGAATTTACCGCCTCGATCGCCAGAGCCTATGCCGCCCGTTTGGGTAGCCATGTGGCAACCTGTCCGCAGCGACTTTATTACAACGCCAATGTATTTCGGCGGCGTGCCAATAGCAACTCCGAGGAATCCTTTCAGGCTGGCGTGGAATTGCTGGGTGCATCAGGTTTGTTAGCCGATGGCGAAATTTTATTGCTTTTAGCCGAAAGCCTCGATCGCGTAGAACTACCAGATTGGCAAATCATCCTCGGCGATGCTCGACTCACAGGCGCATTGCTCGATCTATTGCCAGAACAATATCGCGCCAAAGTCCGCCAAAGTCTTGCGAAGCTCGATCGCATTGCCATTAGTGAGATGGACTTACCCGAAGATGTCAAAGGCTATGCCCTTGAATTGGTTGACCTGCGTGGCAAGCCCAAGGATGTCTTGAGTCGTCTCTCCACGAGCAAATGGACATCAGGACTGACAGGCGAAATTAGTTATCTCAAATCCTTAATCGATCTCTGGGAAAGTACCAATCAAAATGCTAGTGATCGCCTCATCCTCGATCTTAGCTTTATGCAAACCTTCGACTACTACACAGGGATCGTCTTTGAGGTCGCCTGTAATAACTATGTCGTTGCCCAAGGCGGACGCTACGATCGCTTGCTCGGTGTCTACCATCCCCAAAATGTCAGCTATCCCAGTATTGGCTTTTGTATTAATCTCGAAGACCTGCAACAAGCATTGCAAAAACAATTACCCCAAACTCTCATCACATCAAGCTGGTTAGTTGTCGCCAAGACTCCCGATGCGATGCAAGCCGCCTTTGCCCATGCTGCGAAATTACGCCAAGAACCGCAAATAGAGGCGATCGAGCTAGAGCTAGAGTTTCGTGATGCTGATGTTGTGCGTGACCATGCGCGATCGCGTGGCATTCCCCAGATTGCGTGGGTCAGTAGTGACGGGGCGATCGTCTCAGAAACAATAGATGTATAA
- a CDS encoding ABC transporter ATP-binding protein, which produces MAKKKKSELKGWKSIGKTMRKSLSIFRYGIKALGLVWQTSAVLTVAIAIFTLMSGLLPAAIAYVGKLIVDGVVLASRSGLISDRNLALSYVGFEALLIVILAAAQKGLNVSQSLLRVLLGQQVNVLILEKALTLELAHFEDSEFYDKMTQARSQASSRPLSLISRIFGLGQSALTLLTFSGLLLQFSVWAVIVLVLAAIPSFIAETKFSEHSFRLFKWRSPETRQQHYLETLLAREDYAKEVQLYQLGGMLLRRYRDIFDRLYDEDRNLTIQKGIWGYLLGLLSTGAFYAAYAWIVIEAIAGKISLGEMTMYLVVFRQGQATFAAALTSIGGMYEDNLYLANLYEFLEQPIPKLEGYITRGIEPDGIRFENVSFCYPESTEPVLKDISLHLKHGEKLAIVGENGSGKTTLIKLLTRLYVPTSGRILLDGVDLNDWDIDVLRKRIGVIFQNFVQYQFTVGENVGVGDVERLNEYQEWEVATEKGMAKPFINNMPKGFSTQLGKWFKGGQELSGGQWQKIALSRAFMRSQADILVLDEPTAAMDAEAEMNIFNHFRSLTKDQMVVLISHRFSTVRMADKIIVMADGRIIEQGSHEQLLATDGRYAHLFSLQAAGYK; this is translated from the coding sequence TCGCCTATGTGGGTAAGCTAATCGTGGATGGCGTGGTGCTAGCTTCACGGAGTGGTTTAATTAGCGATCGCAATTTGGCGCTTAGTTATGTAGGATTTGAGGCGCTATTAATTGTGATTTTGGCGGCGGCTCAAAAGGGATTGAATGTATCGCAATCTTTGCTCAGAGTGCTATTGGGACAGCAGGTGAATGTCTTAATTTTGGAGAAGGCGCTTACTTTAGAACTAGCCCATTTCGAGGATTCGGAATTTTATGACAAGATGACACAGGCGCGATCGCAAGCTTCTAGCCGTCCATTATCCTTAATTAGCCGCATTTTTGGTTTAGGTCAGTCAGCACTAACGCTCTTAACCTTTAGTGGATTGCTATTACAGTTTTCAGTTTGGGCAGTAATTGTTTTGGTATTAGCTGCTATTCCTTCTTTTATTGCAGAAACCAAGTTCTCCGAACATTCATTCCGTCTCTTCAAATGGCGATCGCCTGAAACACGTCAACAGCATTATCTAGAGACTTTACTGGCGCGAGAAGATTATGCGAAGGAAGTGCAGCTTTATCAATTGGGTGGAATGTTATTGCGGCGCTATCGAGATATTTTTGATCGTTTGTATGATGAAGATCGCAATCTCACGATTCAAAAAGGGATTTGGGGCTATTTGCTAGGATTGCTGAGTACGGGCGCATTTTATGCTGCCTACGCATGGATTGTCATCGAAGCGATCGCAGGCAAAATCAGCTTAGGGGAAATGACGATGTATCTCGTTGTCTTCCGTCAAGGTCAAGCTACTTTTGCGGCGGCGCTAACTTCCATCGGTGGCATGTATGAAGACAATCTCTATTTAGCGAATCTTTACGAATTTCTCGAACAACCAATTCCTAAATTAGAAGGTTATATCACTAGAGGTATTGAGCCTGATGGGATTAGATTTGAAAATGTTTCATTTTGCTATCCCGAAAGTACAGAGCCAGTTTTAAAGGATATTTCCCTACATCTCAAGCATGGCGAAAAACTAGCGATCGTCGGCGAAAACGGTTCGGGCAAAACTACTCTGATTAAGCTCTTGACGCGGTTATATGTTCCTACAAGCGGCAGGATTTTACTAGATGGCGTTGATCTCAATGATTGGGATATTGATGTTTTGCGCAAGCGAATTGGTGTGATTTTTCAGAACTTTGTGCAGTATCAATTTACTGTAGGAGAAAATGTTGGTGTTGGGGATGTGGAACGCTTAAATGAGTATCAAGAATGGGAAGTTGCCACAGAAAAAGGGATGGCAAAACCCTTTATTAACAATATGCCCAAAGGATTTAGTACCCAGCTAGGCAAATGGTTTAAGGGTGGTCAAGAACTATCAGGTGGTCAATGGCAAAAGATTGCTCTGTCTAGAGCTTTTATGCGATCGCAAGCAGATATTCTCGTCCTCGATGAACCAACTGCGGCAATGGATGCGGAAGCAGAGATGAATATTTTCAATCATTTCCGTTCGCTCACTAAGGATCAGATGGTAGTTCTCATTTCCCATCGATTTTCCACTGTCCGCATGGCAGATAAAATCATCGTGATGGCTGATGGCAGAATTATCGAACAGGGCAGTCATGAGCAGTTATTGGCTACCGATGGACGCTATGCCCATCTTTTTTCTCTGCAAGCAGCAGGCTACAAATGA